AACATAAAGCACTAGAAACCAGAAAGCATTTCTCTATGCCGAACATTAGTACTGAGGCCTGTAAAAgccccaaaatgatattttacatTCCACAAACACTAAAAGCACCATTTTCCCAAAGTTGTAATTGTAAAAGAATATATCATTGTGCTATAGTAGCCTCTTAATAGAAAGAGGAGATTCAGTACATGATACCATGGTTCTTAATAACTAAtattgagaattaaaaaaaataacatttaatttcaattattaaaaaaatgaaagtaataaaaaaaattgtgagtgaAAATTGGGAAATTGCATCGGTTGCAATACTCAAAATATTGCACGGATCTTAATCTAATCCACAAGATTTAACCAAATCTTAATGAAGATGTACAAGCTGCAGCACATGGTTATGTCCCATCCCATAAGGatccatttatataaaaaagagacGGACCTGATAGACGTGTGATGGAAGATGTTCCCCACgtaagaaaatagaaagaaaaaaagttctCTTCTAATAATACGAGGCCCACCTTTTCCTTCCATTAAAAGCAGAGATAGTTTAGaccaaaaaataatgaaaacgAATATGGTTCTGTTCGCATCCCATTAGGCTCCATATAAACGTAAAAAGCACATGTATGTAAGTTGCTGTTAGTCTTTAACATCACAATTCTGTTGCTTCCACATTCTTTCACCTTGTATCTGACTTACCAAACCAAAGATGGCTGAGACTGTCCTTAATGTTGTTGCTGAGGAAATACTAGGCAAGCTGATTTCACTTGCTACTGAGCAAATCGGCCTTGCTTGGGTTTTTGAGGAGGAGCTGACACAACTTCGTGAGTCAGTAGAGATGATTCAAGATGTGTTAGCTGATGCAGAGAGAAAGCAAGTGAGTGACCGGTTCGTGATGCGTTGGTTGCAGAGGCTCAAAGATGTTGCTTATGATGCTGATGATGTGCTGGATGAGCTTGCTTATGAGATTCTCCGCCGAAAGGTAGAGATCCGAAACCAAATGAAGAGAAAGGTATGCTTCttcttttcactttcaaacCCCATTGCATTCCGTATCAAGATGGCCAACAAAATTAAGACTATTCATGAATCGCTAAAAAGGATTAATGATGAAGCAAATGGATTTGGACTTATTAGAGCAGGATCGGTATATGGTAATCCTGAGACTATACCAAACCGAGAGACAGATTCATTTCTTGACCCTTCAGAAGTTGTAGGAAGGGAAGATAGTGTTTCAGAAATAGTGAAGTTAGTGACTAGTACAACTGGTCAACAACTCTCAGTCATTCCCATAGTAGGAATGGCAGGTTTGGGAAAAACAACTTTAGCAAAACTAGTGTACAATCATGAGCTAGTAaagaattattttgataagaaaatatgGGTATGTGTCTCTGAtgattttgatgataaaagGATTTTAAGAGGGATTCTTGAATCCCTTGCTGGTAACCCAAGTCAATTAGAAAGTAAGAATGCAATACTTCAAAACCTTCAAAAAGAGTTGCAAGGAAAAAGATATCTTCTCGTTCTTGATGATGTTTGGAATGAAGATTTATTGAAATGGGATGCATTAAGGGGTTGTTTGTTGggaattaattcaaattttggaaaCAATGTTATTGTAACAACCCGTAGTCACAAGGTGGCAGAAATCATGGAAACATTTTCTCGGCATCAGTTAGAAAAACTAGATGATGATGAATGTTGGTCCATAATCAAGAAAAGGGTATCTGCAGTTCCATTAACTCCAGATTTAGAGGCTATTGGAAGAGATATTGCTAAAAAATGTGGAGGGGTTCCATTAGTAGCAAAAGTTTTAGGAGGGACAATGTCACTAAAAAGGGTGAAAAGTCAATGGTTGACAATTCAAAATAGTGAAGTTTGGAGTAGCCTACATGATAGTAATGACATGTTACCAATATTAAAATTAAGCTTTGATTGTCTTTCATCACCATCTTTAAAACAATGTTTTGCATATTGTTCAATTTTTCCTAAAGATTATGTTATGGACAAGGAAGAATTAATTCAACATTGGATGGCTGAAGGGTTCCTTCAACCATCTCAAGGAAGTGATTTGGTGATGGAGGATATTGGTTTTATGTATTTTGATATCTTGTTAGCAAATTCCTTATTGCAAGATGCAGAAAAAGATGAATATGATAATATTGTGAGTTGTAAGATGCATGATTTGGTACATGACCTTGCCCtcttagtttcaaaatttgaaaccttGATTGTGGATGGAGATTTGGAGGTTGATATTAGTCATGTCAGACGTTTATCTATCCAATCTGAAGGAGAAATAGTACCtagaatttctttttcaaaagtCCATGTTAGGAGATTGCGCACGCTTGTTTCAAATACTGATGTGTTTGGCAAcacattatcaaattttaaatgctTACGTGTTCTAAGATTGTCAGGGTTTAGCATAAAAGAGTTATCAGAATCAATTGGTCGATTAATACACTTGAGGTTTCTCCACATCTCATGTCCTAACATCAAAGTATTACCAAAGTCCATCACCAAGCTCTACAATTTGCAAACCTTGAATGTTCACAATTGCTATGGTCTCAGAGAGCttccaaaagatctaaaaaatTTGGTTAACTTGAGATCTATTGTTGTCAATTATAATGTTGACATGTGGAGTTTACTGAAAGATATAGGGCAGTGGAAATGTCTACAAATGTTTCCATTATTCTTTGTGAAACAAGATGCAGGTCATCAAATCGAAGAATTGGGGCAGTTGAATCAACTTCGTGGAGTATTAACCATCAATGATCTGGAGAATGTGAGAGATAAAGATGAAGCTAGAAGGGCAAATTTAGCTGAAAAGGCCAAAATAGACATGTTAGGTTTTCGCTGGGGTTATAgtagaaataaaagagaagtcAATTACAATAATGATGAAGACGTGTTAGAAGGCCTCCAGCCTcatcaaaatttgaaatcctTAGAAATTGAAGGCTTTGAAGGAAAGAAATTTCCATCATGGATGTTGAGAAGTTGTGATGCTAAGGATGCCTTGTCCCTTTTAGACAATTTGATTAAGATAAATTTAAGCGGTTGCACAGAATGTGAAGAAGTTCCCACCCTCGGATGTCTACCCTGCCTTAAGTTTCTTGTTATAGAGGGAATGGATAAAGTGACCTGCATAGGAGTTAAGTTTTACACTATGTACAGTGATGACAGTCACAGAAATGAATTGTTTCCGGCATTAAGAAAACTCTACTTGAAGAACATGAACTGCCTAGTGGAGTGGCAGGATGCTATGGAAGTGACAGCAGCACGTGTTGTATTTCCTTGCCTTGAGGAGTTGACCATTGAAGACTGTCCTCAACTGAGGAGTGCTCCACGTCATTTTCTATCTCTTAATAAATTAGAGATTCGTGGAGTTTGCGGCACCATATTTGAAAATGTTAGCAGTAAGCTTACAAAACTCACGTCCCTCGATGTTTCTTCAGTGTCAGAACTTGCTTTTCTGCCCATGCAGATTTTCTGTGCCTCTCTACGCTCACTTAAGATAGAAAAATGTGGGGAACTGAGTCATATACCGGACGCATTGCACACCCTCATTTCCCTCGAGACGTTGGAGGTAAAG
The Quercus lobata isolate SW786 chromosome 10, ValleyOak3.0 Primary Assembly, whole genome shotgun sequence DNA segment above includes these coding regions:
- the LOC115965287 gene encoding putative disease resistance protein RGA3 — translated: MAETVLNVVAEEILGKLISLATEQIGLAWVFEEELTQLRESVEMIQDVLADAERKQVSDRFVMRWLQRLKDVAYDADDVLDELAYEILRRKVEIRNQMKRKVCFFFSLSNPIAFRIKMANKIKTIHESLKRINDEANGFGLIRAGSVYGNPETIPNRETDSFLDPSEVVGREDSVSEIVKLVTSTTGQQLSVIPIVGMAGLGKTTLAKLVYNHELVKNYFDKKIWVCVSDDFDDKRILRGILESLAGNPSQLESKNAILQNLQKELQGKRYLLVLDDVWNEDLLKWDALRGCLLGINSNFGNNVIVTTRSHKVAEIMETFSRHQLEKLDDDECWSIIKKRVSAVPLTPDLEAIGRDIAKKCGGVPLVAKVLGGTMSLKRVKSQWLTIQNSEVWSSLHDSNDMLPILKLSFDCLSSPSLKQCFAYCSIFPKDYVMDKEELIQHWMAEGFLQPSQGSDLVMEDIGFMYFDILLANSLLQDAEKDEYDNIVSCKMHDLVHDLALLVSKFETLIVDGDLEVDISHVRRLSIQSEGEIVPRISFSKVHVRRLRTLVSNTDVFGNTLSNFKCLRVLRLSGFSIKELSESIGRLIHLRFLHISCPNIKVLPKSITKLYNLQTLNVHNCYGLRELPKDLKNLVNLRSIVVNYNVDMWSLLKDIGQWKCLQMFPLFFVKQDAGHQIEELGQLNQLRGVLTINDLENVRDKDEARRANLAEKAKIDMLGFRWGYSRNKREVNYNNDEDVLEGLQPHQNLKSLEIEGFEGKKFPSWMLRSCDAKDALSLLDNLIKINLSGCTECEEVPTLGCLPCLKFLVIEGMDKVTCIGVKFYTMYSDDSHRNELFPALRKLYLKNMNCLVEWQDAMEVTAARVVFPCLEELTIEDCPQLRSAPRHFLSLNKLEIRGVCGTIFENVSSKLTKLTSLDVSSVSELAFLPMQIFCASLRSLKIEKCGELSHIPDALHTLISLETLEVKGCPKLMSFPSIQGVASLLRHLAISCGDEVLPTGLQSCTSLQDLRISDCPNLILIPNLRELQSLTQLEIWRCPNLKSIADLEELRSLNKLAICKCQKLTGLPQGLRDCLKGLSIGGFCEELDVFPSLSSIQHLHSSLERLYLHGWAKINTLPDEIQHFTALKHLYIGEFDEIEALPEWLGNLSSLRRLDIKGCKNLLHLPTVQAMQNIIMLLINDCPKLEERCTKGSGAEWSKVSHIPRLWIDDGFLEREEEEREKYNGSLSYLIEQDIENLTIQKEKARHDPYSKYKKIIRLFRGC